From Sinorhizobium sp. B11:
CTTGGCCATGGCGCTCACCAGTCGTTCGGCGGGCGCGGCTTGCGCAGGCGCACGCGCATCCACCGCACCGGCGCCAGCAGCAGGCACGCCCCGACGAAACCGAGCGCCAGGAATTCCACCCAGCCGCCATAATGAAAGCCGAGCCCCTCGAACATCGCATTGAGCAGGACGGCGCCGGCAACGCCCGCCACGACATCGACAATCAGATGGGCATGCGCATGCATGAACTTGTTTGCCATCCACCCGGCCATGCCGCCGATCAGGATAGCGCTACCCCAGTCGACCGGTCCTTCGTTCATCGGTCTTCTCCATCGGCGTTCGCCCGGACGATAGCGCGGTCGCATGCCGTGGGAAGTACGTAACGGTAAATGCGGGGCCTCATTTACGTTGCGATCGAGCATTGCGGACATCCGGCGGGCGCCGGCGGCACGGTCGTTACGGGCCGTAATCGGCGGGCAGAAGGCGCCGGCTCGCAGCCAGAAGAGCCGCTTCATCTACCCCCTGCAACGGAATGATGAGGGGCGGCCGGCGGGCATGCGCGGGCCAGTTTCGGCCTAACCCTTTTGGATGAATTGCGAATCGTCCGAACCTCGACGAAAGTAGCTAGGCGGCGGTAGTAGGATTACTTGGACCGAAACCGATGCGGGGGGCTTGCCGAGTATCGAGTGGAAGCCCTTCAATTGTTGATGCCTGCGCCGTGCAGAGCGCGGGCGAATGATCAATGGCCGCTTCCGCCTGAAGCGGCCATTATCGTATCGGCAGGCCTTGAGCCATGCTCCGGCCCGTCCGCCGCCTGTATCGCGCAGCCATCCAGCATCGCAAGTGAGGGTCATGATCGGAGGCGCGCGGCCGCCGGGCGGGACCGTGGTATCGCGAGAAAATGAGACAGGGAAAGGCTGAAATCTGCTGTGAATTTGAAGCCAGTTATAGGGCCCGCCACGCCATACGTT
This genomic window contains:
- a CDS encoding GlsB/YeaQ/YmgE family stress response membrane protein → MNEGPVDWGSAILIGGMAGWMANKFMHAHAHLIVDVVAGVAGAVLLNAMFEGLGFHYGGWVEFLALGFVGACLLLAPVRWMRVRLRKPRPPNDW